In Peromyscus maniculatus bairdii isolate BWxNUB_F1_BW_parent chromosome 21, HU_Pman_BW_mat_3.1, whole genome shotgun sequence, one DNA window encodes the following:
- the LOC143269972 gene encoding uncharacterized protein LOC143269972, whose translation MAPTRRRGRREARAPGRPLPSPRRPSAVMAVAAAGAGAPRASSRPRGRGAVAGVRGGAGGAPLPPAARAAAPGAAGRDPGGGGPRRHRRGQGRGRRPAGPGWRGACGGAGRHGMWQGHAGGAGDGVGEGPPPGRRPAAMCHDRLRPNMGKVARGRRHPWTPSHPAPSVTTPPTAPEGPAAPAAAPKQRRMSSCFLPNCRSPTRKAGQSSEALQLMQKTV comes from the exons ATGGCGCCGACGCGCAGGCGGGGccgccgggaagctagggcgccgggacgccccctgcccagtccccgcaggccgtcagcggtgatggcggtggcggcggcgggtgccggagctccccgcgcctcctcccgtccgcgcggccgcggtgcggtcgcgggggtccggggcgGCGCTGGGGGGGCTCCCCTCCCTCCGGCGGCGCgcgcggcggcccccggcgcggctggccgggacccgggcggcggaggcccgcggcggcacaggcggggccaggggcggggccggcgaccagccggaccCGGGTGGCGGGGAGCCTGCGGCGGCGCAGGCAGACACGGGATGTGGCAGGggcacgcaggcggggccggggatggggtcggcgagggaccgccccctggccggcgacccgcagcgatgtgccacgaccggctccggcccaatatggGGAAGGTGGctagggggcggcgtcacccatggacgccgagtcaccccgccccaagtgttacaacccccccgacagcgccggagggaccggcggctcctgcagcggcccccaaacagcggaggatgagttcctgcttcctccccaattgccggtcgcctacgaggaaggcgggacaaagcagcgaag ccctccaactgatgcaaaagacggtgtaa